From one Cardiocondyla obscurior isolate alpha-2009 linkage group LG06, Cobs3.1, whole genome shotgun sequence genomic stretch:
- the Wnd gene encoding mitogen-activated protein kinase kinase kinase 12 isoform X6 → MVLARFFLKKPATQNDDTAGGDGAVAVAVKIVPMPDDVTNPTAKSMLCIQEELAQLSEIAGSPERLITELREVQLPNSNHLNSASNSSDAATKCASGSESIDSQRSSWVEGILGCMRPVWTMLSKAAINEKIKGLSSKLSDDWEIPFEAISELQWLGSGAQGAVFSGKLNKEIVAVKKVKEPKETDIRHLRKLNHPNIVHFKGVCTKPPCYCIIMEFCPFGPLYDLLRAGEPVPPARLVSWSKQIAAGMAYLHAHKIIHRDLKSPNVLIGQGEVVKISDFGTSRQWNEISTKMTFAGTVAWMAPEVIRNEPCSEKVDIWSYGVVLWELLSGEIPYKDVDSSAVMWGVGSNSLHLPIPTSCPEGYGLLVKQCWSAKPRNRPSFKLIEMHLAIAAVDVLSTEPEDYFKAQQSWKKEIQEHMQHMPLFTNTDPRFEAELIRRRKDELRHAQDVREHYERKLERTNNLYLELNAILLQLELRERDVIKRRSFALHNRFALTGHTAQDCNRNRTFGNKCLVCLRREQQSTGYKQYKKRLVRPLLKAQERLYRRRNGTLQFSTSSTPTTPPSPTDSPQSPVKATMYTQLNESNQPETILAPSNSFKQRKYRHRRVGSGCGLSSSPRSSPHRERKSIEVPARFVDTHTQTDVMDLSETDYTPITNMALSLPEKSSLDLVRRHSLNKQMTECLNGNSILSDTHYPMQTSSCSSPEHLNENNANGNERLKDCSDDDNLETLGRKVSEIIIANRLIIDNGNGDDVIISHSRNKEESGKLSGHYVEQSDIKIRTSSDNTDDREDDACEESWSDEEGEDPSYTYNYSLRRRSIARRPIGPGCRLRRSKLTASGRIQGALASDEENTSEYSHPPSSQTSTLESNPDVQRVLRNIHHSQKRKEIDDVSDTSSQSETDEVSEITIASQPANGSMKMESRI, encoded by the exons ATGGTCCTCGCGCGATTCTTCCTCAAGAAGCCAGCGACGCAAAACGACGACACCGCCGGAGGCGACGGCGCCGTCGCTGTCGCCGTCAAGATAGTACCTATGCCCGACGATGTGACCAATCCTACGGCTAAGAG tATGCTGTGCATCCAAGAGGAACTGGCTCAGCTGAGTGAGATCGCGGGAAGTCCTGAACGGCTAATCACCGAGCTGCGTGAGGTTCAGTTGCCGAATAGTAATCACCTGAATTCAGCGAGCAATTCCAGCGACGCCGCGACGAAATGCGCTTCTGGATCTGAAAGCATCGATTCTCAGCGATCAAGTTGGGTCGAAGGCATTTTAGGATGCATGCGTCCTGTTTGGACCATGTTGTCAAAGGCTGCTATCAACGAAAAAATCAAAGGACTATCAAGTAAGTTGT CTGACGATTGGGAAATACCCTTCGAAGCAATTAGCGAGCTGCAGTGGCTCGGATCTGGGGCTCAAGGTGCAGTATTTAGTgggaaattaaataaggaaATAGTAGCTGTGAAAAAAGTGAAGGAACCGAAAGAGACTGACATACGCCATTTGCGAAAACTCAATCATCCGAATATTGTGCACTTCAA GGGAGTGTGTACAAAACCTCCTTGCTATTGCATAATAATGGAGTTTTGTCCGTTTGGGCCATTATACGACCTTCTAAGAGCTGGAGAACCGGTTCCTCCTGCTAGATTGGTGTCATGGTCAAAACAGATCGCTGCGGGGATGGCGTATCTTCATgctcataaaattatacacaGAGATCTCAAAAGTCCAAA TGTTCTGATAGGACAAGGAGAGGTGGTAAAAATCAGCGATTTTGGCACGAGTAGACAGTGGAATGAGATTAGCACGAAAATGACTTTTGCTGGTACGGTGGCGTGGATGGCACCGGAGGTAATTAGAAACGAACCATGCTCGGAAAAGGTGGACATATGGTCGTACGGCGTCGTACTATGGGAATTACTGAGCGGTGAGATACCCTACAAAGACGTGGATTCATCTGCTGTTATGTGGGGAGTAGGCAGCAATTCTCTTCATTTACCAATTCCTACCAGTTGTCCGGAGGGATATGGACTACTTGTTAAACAGTGTTGGTCGGCCAAACCGCGCAACAGACCTTCcttcaaattaatcgaaatgcACCTCGCTATCGCGGCTGTTGATGTACTCTCTACGGAACCTGAAGATTATTTTAAGGCACAG CAATCTTGGAAGAAGGAAATACAGGAACACATGCAACACATGCCCCTATTTACTAATACCGATCCACGTTTTGAGGCTGAGTTAATCCGACGGAGGAAAGATGAATTACGACACGCTCAGGATGTTAGGGAACATTATGAACGTAAACTCGAACGCACGAACAATTTATACTTGGAACTGAACGCTATTCTACTACAATTAGAATTACGCGAACGTGATGTGATAAA acGACGCAGTTTCGCTTTGCATAACCGCTTTGCGCTTACGGGACACACAGCACAAGACTGCAACCGAAATCGCACATTTGGAAATAAATGTCTGGTTTGTCTCAGGAGAGAACAGCAATCAACAGGATACAAGCAGTACAAGAAACGTCTCGTCCGACCTTTATTGAAAGCTCAGGAGAGGTTGTACCGCAGACGAAATGGCACACTACAATTCTCTACTTCCTCGACGCCTACTACTCCTCCGTCACCTACAGATTCACCGCAGAGCCCCGTCAAAGCCACTATGTACACACAATTGAATGAGTCCAATCAGCCGGAAACTATCTTAGCACCAAGCAATAGCTTCAAACAGCGTAAATACAGGCATCGTAGAGTTGGTTCGGGTTGTGGTCTGAGTTCCAGTCCTAGATCGAGTCCTCATCGTGAAAGAAAG aGTATAGAGGTACCTGCAAGATTCGTTGACACTCACACACAAACGGACGTCATGGATCTCAGTGAGACGGATTATACCCCAATAACGAATATGGCACTTTCTTTACCAGAAAAATCTTCTTTGGATCTCGTCAGAAGACATTCATTGAATAAGCAGATGACGGAATGCTTAAACGGGAATTCAATTTTGTCGGATACGCACTATCCCATGCAAACAAGTTCGTGTTCTAGCCCTGAGCActtaaatgaaaataacgcCAATGGCAACGAACGTTTGAAGGATTGTAGCGATGACGACAATCTTGAAACTCTCGGTAGAAAAGTcagtgaaataattattgctaaCCGTCTTATCATTGATAATGGAAATGGCGATGATGTCATAATCTCTCATAg taGAAATAAAGAAGAGTCAGGCAAGTTATCTGGGCACTACGTGGAACAAtctgatattaaaatacgaaCTTCTTCGGACAATACGGATGATCGCGAAGATGATGCTTGTGAGGAAAGCTGGTCAGATGAAGAAGGAGAAGATCCAAGCTACACTTACAACTATTCCTTAAGACGAAGAAg tATCGCAAGGAGGCCAATCGGTCCCGGATGCAGATTACGAAGATCGAAACTAACAGCATCCGGGAGAATACAAGGGGCATTAGCTTCTGATGAAGAAAATACTTCTGAATATTCTCATCCTCCGTCCAGTCAGACTTCCACCTTAGAAAGTAATCCGGATGTTCAAAGAGTTCTTCGTAATATCCATCATTCCCAAAAA agaaaagaaatagacgACGTTTCTGATACATCGAGTCAATCGGAAACGGACGAAGTCAGTGAAATCACAATAGCATCTCAACCGGCGAACGGGTCTATGAAAATGGAAAGCCGAATATAG
- the Wnd gene encoding mitogen-activated protein kinase kinase kinase 12 isoform X3, with product MRKESVYLVYAKMSNVKHVDYLGGERFANNLPRMRTPAETETLAQPEMYNLETEETGTSTDVSGVVLSSPHPEAHIFTNSMLCIQEELAQLSEIAGSPERLITELREVQLPNSNHLNSASNSSDAATKCASGSESIDSQRSSWVEGILGCMRPVWTMLSKAAINEKIKGLSTDDWEIPFEAISELQWLGSGAQGAVFSGKLNKEIVAVKKVKEPKETDIRHLRKLNHPNIVHFKGVCTKPPCYCIIMEFCPFGPLYDLLRAGEPVPPARLVSWSKQIAAGMAYLHAHKIIHRDLKSPNVLIGQGEVVKISDFGTSRQWNEISTKMTFAGTVAWMAPEVIRNEPCSEKVDIWSYGVVLWELLSGEIPYKDVDSSAVMWGVGSNSLHLPIPTSCPEGYGLLVKQCWSAKPRNRPSFKLIEMHLAIAAVDVLSTEPEDYFKAQQSWKKEIQEHMQHMPLFTNTDPRFEAELIRRRKDELRHAQDVREHYERKLERTNNLYLELNAILLQLELRERDVIKRRSFALHNRFALTGHTAQDCNRNRTFGNKCLVCLRREQQSTGYKQYKKRLVRPLLKAQERLYRRRNGTLQFSTSSTPTTPPSPTDSPQSPVKATMYTQLNESNQPETILAPSNSFKQRKYRHRRVGSGCGLSSSPRSSPHRERKSIEVPARFVDTHTQTDVMDLSETDYTPITNMALSLPEKSSLDLVRRHSLNKQMTECLNGNSILSDTHYPMQTSSCSSPEHLNENNANGNERLKDCSDDDNLETLGRKVSEIIIANRLIIDNGNGDDVIISHSRNKEESGKLSGHYVEQSDIKIRTSSDNTDDREDDACEESWSDEEGEDPSYTYNYSLRRRSIARRPIGPGCRLRRSKLTASGRIQGALASDEENTSEYSHPPSSQTSTLESNPDVQRVLRNIHHSQKRKEIDDVSDTSSQSETDEVSEITIASQPANGSMKMESRI from the exons tATGCTGTGCATCCAAGAGGAACTGGCTCAGCTGAGTGAGATCGCGGGAAGTCCTGAACGGCTAATCACCGAGCTGCGTGAGGTTCAGTTGCCGAATAGTAATCACCTGAATTCAGCGAGCAATTCCAGCGACGCCGCGACGAAATGCGCTTCTGGATCTGAAAGCATCGATTCTCAGCGATCAAGTTGGGTCGAAGGCATTTTAGGATGCATGCGTCCTGTTTGGACCATGTTGTCAAAGGCTGCTATCAACGAAAAAATCAAAGGACTATCAA CTGACGATTGGGAAATACCCTTCGAAGCAATTAGCGAGCTGCAGTGGCTCGGATCTGGGGCTCAAGGTGCAGTATTTAGTgggaaattaaataaggaaATAGTAGCTGTGAAAAAAGTGAAGGAACCGAAAGAGACTGACATACGCCATTTGCGAAAACTCAATCATCCGAATATTGTGCACTTCAA GGGAGTGTGTACAAAACCTCCTTGCTATTGCATAATAATGGAGTTTTGTCCGTTTGGGCCATTATACGACCTTCTAAGAGCTGGAGAACCGGTTCCTCCTGCTAGATTGGTGTCATGGTCAAAACAGATCGCTGCGGGGATGGCGTATCTTCATgctcataaaattatacacaGAGATCTCAAAAGTCCAAA TGTTCTGATAGGACAAGGAGAGGTGGTAAAAATCAGCGATTTTGGCACGAGTAGACAGTGGAATGAGATTAGCACGAAAATGACTTTTGCTGGTACGGTGGCGTGGATGGCACCGGAGGTAATTAGAAACGAACCATGCTCGGAAAAGGTGGACATATGGTCGTACGGCGTCGTACTATGGGAATTACTGAGCGGTGAGATACCCTACAAAGACGTGGATTCATCTGCTGTTATGTGGGGAGTAGGCAGCAATTCTCTTCATTTACCAATTCCTACCAGTTGTCCGGAGGGATATGGACTACTTGTTAAACAGTGTTGGTCGGCCAAACCGCGCAACAGACCTTCcttcaaattaatcgaaatgcACCTCGCTATCGCGGCTGTTGATGTACTCTCTACGGAACCTGAAGATTATTTTAAGGCACAG CAATCTTGGAAGAAGGAAATACAGGAACACATGCAACACATGCCCCTATTTACTAATACCGATCCACGTTTTGAGGCTGAGTTAATCCGACGGAGGAAAGATGAATTACGACACGCTCAGGATGTTAGGGAACATTATGAACGTAAACTCGAACGCACGAACAATTTATACTTGGAACTGAACGCTATTCTACTACAATTAGAATTACGCGAACGTGATGTGATAAA acGACGCAGTTTCGCTTTGCATAACCGCTTTGCGCTTACGGGACACACAGCACAAGACTGCAACCGAAATCGCACATTTGGAAATAAATGTCTGGTTTGTCTCAGGAGAGAACAGCAATCAACAGGATACAAGCAGTACAAGAAACGTCTCGTCCGACCTTTATTGAAAGCTCAGGAGAGGTTGTACCGCAGACGAAATGGCACACTACAATTCTCTACTTCCTCGACGCCTACTACTCCTCCGTCACCTACAGATTCACCGCAGAGCCCCGTCAAAGCCACTATGTACACACAATTGAATGAGTCCAATCAGCCGGAAACTATCTTAGCACCAAGCAATAGCTTCAAACAGCGTAAATACAGGCATCGTAGAGTTGGTTCGGGTTGTGGTCTGAGTTCCAGTCCTAGATCGAGTCCTCATCGTGAAAGAAAG aGTATAGAGGTACCTGCAAGATTCGTTGACACTCACACACAAACGGACGTCATGGATCTCAGTGAGACGGATTATACCCCAATAACGAATATGGCACTTTCTTTACCAGAAAAATCTTCTTTGGATCTCGTCAGAAGACATTCATTGAATAAGCAGATGACGGAATGCTTAAACGGGAATTCAATTTTGTCGGATACGCACTATCCCATGCAAACAAGTTCGTGTTCTAGCCCTGAGCActtaaatgaaaataacgcCAATGGCAACGAACGTTTGAAGGATTGTAGCGATGACGACAATCTTGAAACTCTCGGTAGAAAAGTcagtgaaataattattgctaaCCGTCTTATCATTGATAATGGAAATGGCGATGATGTCATAATCTCTCATAg taGAAATAAAGAAGAGTCAGGCAAGTTATCTGGGCACTACGTGGAACAAtctgatattaaaatacgaaCTTCTTCGGACAATACGGATGATCGCGAAGATGATGCTTGTGAGGAAAGCTGGTCAGATGAAGAAGGAGAAGATCCAAGCTACACTTACAACTATTCCTTAAGACGAAGAAg tATCGCAAGGAGGCCAATCGGTCCCGGATGCAGATTACGAAGATCGAAACTAACAGCATCCGGGAGAATACAAGGGGCATTAGCTTCTGATGAAGAAAATACTTCTGAATATTCTCATCCTCCGTCCAGTCAGACTTCCACCTTAGAAAGTAATCCGGATGTTCAAAGAGTTCTTCGTAATATCCATCATTCCCAAAAA agaaaagaaatagacgACGTTTCTGATACATCGAGTCAATCGGAAACGGACGAAGTCAGTGAAATCACAATAGCATCTCAACCGGCGAACGGGTCTATGAAAATGGAAAGCCGAATATAG
- the Wnd gene encoding mitogen-activated protein kinase kinase kinase 12 isoform X7: MRKESVYLVYAKMSNVKHVDYLGGERFANNLPRMRTPAETETLAQPEMYNLETEETGTSTDVSGVVLSSPHPEAHIFTNSMLCIQEELAQLSEIAGSPERLITELREVQLPNSNHLNSASNSSDAATKCASGSESIDSQRSSWVEGILGCMRPVWTMLSKAAINEKIKGLSTDDWEIPFEAISELQWLGSGAQGAVFSGKLNKEIVAVKKVKEPKETDIRHLRKLNHPNIVHFKGVCTKPPCYCIIMEFCPFGPLYDLLRAGEPVPPARLVSWSKQIAAGMAYLHAHKIIHRDLKSPNVLIGQGEVVKISDFGTSRQWNEISTKMTFAGTVAWMAPEVIRNEPCSEKVDIWSYGVVLWELLSGEIPYKDVDSSAVMWGVGSNSLHLPIPTSCPEGYGLLVKQCWSAKPRNRPSFKLIEMHLAIAAVDVLSTEPEDYFKAQQSWKKEIQEHMQHMPLFTNTDPRFEAELIRRRKDELRHAQDVREHYERKLERTNNLYLELNAILLQLELRERDVIKREQQSTGYKQYKKRLVRPLLKAQERLYRRRNGTLQFSTSSTPTTPPSPTDSPQSPVKATMYTQLNESNQPETILAPSNSFKQRKYRHRRVGSGCGLSSSPRSSPHRERKSIEVPARFVDTHTQTDVMDLSETDYTPITNMALSLPEKSSLDLVRRHSLNKQMTECLNGNSILSDTHYPMQTSSCSSPEHLNENNANGNERLKDCSDDDNLETLGRKVSEIIIANRLIIDNGNGDDVIISHRNKEESGKLSGHYVEQSDIKIRTSSDNTDDREDDACEESWSDEEGEDPSYTYNYSLRRRSIARRPIGPGCRLRRSKLTASGRIQGALASDEENTSEYSHPPSSQTSTLESNPDVQRVLRNIHHSQKRKEIDDVSDTSSQSETDEVSEITIASQPANGSMKMESRI; the protein is encoded by the exons tATGCTGTGCATCCAAGAGGAACTGGCTCAGCTGAGTGAGATCGCGGGAAGTCCTGAACGGCTAATCACCGAGCTGCGTGAGGTTCAGTTGCCGAATAGTAATCACCTGAATTCAGCGAGCAATTCCAGCGACGCCGCGACGAAATGCGCTTCTGGATCTGAAAGCATCGATTCTCAGCGATCAAGTTGGGTCGAAGGCATTTTAGGATGCATGCGTCCTGTTTGGACCATGTTGTCAAAGGCTGCTATCAACGAAAAAATCAAAGGACTATCAA CTGACGATTGGGAAATACCCTTCGAAGCAATTAGCGAGCTGCAGTGGCTCGGATCTGGGGCTCAAGGTGCAGTATTTAGTgggaaattaaataaggaaATAGTAGCTGTGAAAAAAGTGAAGGAACCGAAAGAGACTGACATACGCCATTTGCGAAAACTCAATCATCCGAATATTGTGCACTTCAA GGGAGTGTGTACAAAACCTCCTTGCTATTGCATAATAATGGAGTTTTGTCCGTTTGGGCCATTATACGACCTTCTAAGAGCTGGAGAACCGGTTCCTCCTGCTAGATTGGTGTCATGGTCAAAACAGATCGCTGCGGGGATGGCGTATCTTCATgctcataaaattatacacaGAGATCTCAAAAGTCCAAA TGTTCTGATAGGACAAGGAGAGGTGGTAAAAATCAGCGATTTTGGCACGAGTAGACAGTGGAATGAGATTAGCACGAAAATGACTTTTGCTGGTACGGTGGCGTGGATGGCACCGGAGGTAATTAGAAACGAACCATGCTCGGAAAAGGTGGACATATGGTCGTACGGCGTCGTACTATGGGAATTACTGAGCGGTGAGATACCCTACAAAGACGTGGATTCATCTGCTGTTATGTGGGGAGTAGGCAGCAATTCTCTTCATTTACCAATTCCTACCAGTTGTCCGGAGGGATATGGACTACTTGTTAAACAGTGTTGGTCGGCCAAACCGCGCAACAGACCTTCcttcaaattaatcgaaatgcACCTCGCTATCGCGGCTGTTGATGTACTCTCTACGGAACCTGAAGATTATTTTAAGGCACAG CAATCTTGGAAGAAGGAAATACAGGAACACATGCAACACATGCCCCTATTTACTAATACCGATCCACGTTTTGAGGCTGAGTTAATCCGACGGAGGAAAGATGAATTACGACACGCTCAGGATGTTAGGGAACATTATGAACGTAAACTCGAACGCACGAACAATTTATACTTGGAACTGAACGCTATTCTACTACAATTAGAATTACGCGAACGTGATGTGATAAA GAGAGAACAGCAATCAACAGGATACAAGCAGTACAAGAAACGTCTCGTCCGACCTTTATTGAAAGCTCAGGAGAGGTTGTACCGCAGACGAAATGGCACACTACAATTCTCTACTTCCTCGACGCCTACTACTCCTCCGTCACCTACAGATTCACCGCAGAGCCCCGTCAAAGCCACTATGTACACACAATTGAATGAGTCCAATCAGCCGGAAACTATCTTAGCACCAAGCAATAGCTTCAAACAGCGTAAATACAGGCATCGTAGAGTTGGTTCGGGTTGTGGTCTGAGTTCCAGTCCTAGATCGAGTCCTCATCGTGAAAGAAAG aGTATAGAGGTACCTGCAAGATTCGTTGACACTCACACACAAACGGACGTCATGGATCTCAGTGAGACGGATTATACCCCAATAACGAATATGGCACTTTCTTTACCAGAAAAATCTTCTTTGGATCTCGTCAGAAGACATTCATTGAATAAGCAGATGACGGAATGCTTAAACGGGAATTCAATTTTGTCGGATACGCACTATCCCATGCAAACAAGTTCGTGTTCTAGCCCTGAGCActtaaatgaaaataacgcCAATGGCAACGAACGTTTGAAGGATTGTAGCGATGACGACAATCTTGAAACTCTCGGTAGAAAAGTcagtgaaataattattgctaaCCGTCTTATCATTGATAATGGAAATGGCGATGATGTCATAATCTCTCATAg AAATAAAGAAGAGTCAGGCAAGTTATCTGGGCACTACGTGGAACAAtctgatattaaaatacgaaCTTCTTCGGACAATACGGATGATCGCGAAGATGATGCTTGTGAGGAAAGCTGGTCAGATGAAGAAGGAGAAGATCCAAGCTACACTTACAACTATTCCTTAAGACGAAGAAg tATCGCAAGGAGGCCAATCGGTCCCGGATGCAGATTACGAAGATCGAAACTAACAGCATCCGGGAGAATACAAGGGGCATTAGCTTCTGATGAAGAAAATACTTCTGAATATTCTCATCCTCCGTCCAGTCAGACTTCCACCTTAGAAAGTAATCCGGATGTTCAAAGAGTTCTTCGTAATATCCATCATTCCCAAAAA agaaaagaaatagacgACGTTTCTGATACATCGAGTCAATCGGAAACGGACGAAGTCAGTGAAATCACAATAGCATCTCAACCGGCGAACGGGTCTATGAAAATGGAAAGCCGAATATAG